The genomic segment AGAGCCAGCTTACTGGCGGAAGCCAAAGCCCGATTGGCTACCATTGCGAAAATGGTCCGTTCGACCAGTATACGAAACTGGCGATCGTTCATCTTGTTCATCAGGGCCTCATCAATGCCAAGTTTCTTCCATAGCTGGTCTAGAAACCAGGTCCCACCCAGGGAACGACTGGAATTCAGCGTAAGGTTAGGAGCAGAACCTTCGCTACTTGCACCA from the Peptococcaceae bacterium genome contains:
- a CDS encoding transposase produces the protein MYIRVTSRKNKDNTVTKYVQLAHNIRNPKSGQPQAQILYNFGRMDELDLEVLRRLAASIHRFLGEGFSGASSEGSAPNLTLNSSRSLGGTWFLDQLWKKLGIDEALMNKMNDRQFRILVERTIFAMVANRALASASKLAL